Proteins encoded in a region of the Cytobacillus pseudoceanisediminis genome:
- a CDS encoding C45 family autoproteolytic acyltransferase/hydolase, with translation MKKIYSDIIQFRGTHFDFGFMQGELIKDSLSVKNREDQWKVRKPRFSINEAEVKKAITRFAPGIWDELLGIREALQWPMERVMQEFGGYRLDYVRSGCSILTGADYLIRNYDYHPKTYEGRYTFYQPTDQGYAMIGPSQRVTGRMDGMNEKGLAIGYNFMNRKKPADGFICCMIGRLILEACANVEEAVEMLKEIPHRHSFTYVVHDTSGETYAVETSPRGVQVRQTTACTNHFEIMKDENRNHLADSLRRLDVMKSHQGERLDAHDAFRLLNDSDKGVFSDLYGSWAGTIHTSAYLPGEMKAWFALGGDREPSIFDFGHWLDGQDIEMNRITGEVDTDIPFLHMDEQANWFR, from the coding sequence TTGAAAAAGATTTACAGTGATATAATTCAATTCCGTGGAACCCACTTTGATTTTGGTTTCATGCAGGGAGAACTTATAAAGGATTCTCTTTCTGTGAAAAATCGGGAGGATCAATGGAAGGTAAGAAAGCCGCGATTTTCAATAAATGAAGCAGAAGTGAAAAAAGCGATTACAAGGTTTGCCCCTGGTATTTGGGATGAACTGCTTGGGATACGGGAAGCATTGCAATGGCCGATGGAGCGGGTTATGCAGGAGTTTGGCGGCTATCGCCTCGATTATGTCCGCTCGGGCTGTTCCATCCTTACAGGGGCTGATTACCTGATCCGCAATTATGATTACCATCCGAAAACCTATGAGGGGCGCTATACTTTTTATCAGCCAACAGATCAGGGATATGCGATGATTGGCCCCAGCCAGAGGGTGACCGGGCGGATGGATGGCATGAACGAAAAAGGACTTGCGATTGGATATAATTTTATGAATCGGAAAAAGCCTGCTGATGGCTTTATCTGCTGTATGATCGGCCGCCTGATTTTGGAGGCATGTGCAAATGTGGAAGAAGCGGTTGAGATGCTAAAGGAAATACCGCACCGTCATTCCTTTACATATGTGGTGCATGATACAAGCGGAGAGACTTATGCAGTGGAAACATCTCCGAGAGGTGTACAGGTCCGTCAGACAACTGCCTGCACAAACCATTTTGAAATCATGAAGGATGAAAATCGCAACCATCTAGCTGACAGCCTGCGCAGGCTGGATGTCATGAAAAGCCATCAGGGTGAGCGATTAGATGCACATGATGCTTTCCGCCTCTTGAATGATAGCGATAAAGGCGTTTTCTCGGATCTTTATGGAAGCTGGGCCGGGACGATTCATACATCCGCCTATTTGCCGGGGGAGATGAAGGCCTGGTTTGCGCTCGGCGGCGACAGAGAGCCGAGTATTTTTGATTTTGGGCATTGGCTCGATGGACAGGATATTGAAATGAATAGAATCACTGGTGAAGTTGATACGGACATTCCTTTTTTGCATATGGATGAACAGGCGAATTGGTTCAGGTAA
- a CDS encoding glutathione peroxidase — MTTVYDFEVKKTTGELKSLKEYEGKPLIIVNTASKCGLTPQFKGLQELYEKYKDSGVEILGFPCDQFNNQEFDNIEETTEFCQLNYGVSFPIFAKIDVNGDNTDPLFAYLKEQKKGILSKNIKWNFTKFLVDRNGQVVERYAPTTEPGKIEDDLTKLL; from the coding sequence ATGACAACGGTTTATGATTTTGAAGTCAAAAAAACAACTGGTGAATTGAAATCTTTGAAAGAATATGAAGGCAAGCCTCTGATTATTGTAAACACAGCCAGCAAATGCGGATTAACACCCCAATTCAAAGGACTGCAGGAGCTTTATGAAAAGTATAAAGACAGCGGCGTTGAAATTCTTGGGTTTCCTTGTGATCAGTTCAATAACCAGGAATTCGATAATATTGAGGAAACAACTGAGTTCTGCCAGCTTAATTATGGTGTATCCTTTCCGATCTTCGCTAAAATTGATGTAAATGGTGACAATACGGATCCATTATTTGCTTATCTAAAAGAACAGAAAAAGGGAATTCTGTCTAAAAACATTAAGTGGAACTTTACTAAATTTCTTGTGGACCGGAATGGCCAGGTTGTAGAACGGTATGCACCTACAACTGAACCAGGAAAAATCGAGGATGATTTGACGAAATTATTGTAA
- a CDS encoding VOC family protein, producing the protein MAVNAYLNFEGNTREAIEFYVKAFELEMPEISTFGESPQNPEYPLPEEAKNLVMHSSLNICGSNVMFSDTFPGMPFTVGNNINLAVVINDLDKLRKYFNNLQAGGTVTMELQETFWSKSFGQLTDKFGVNWMFSHESE; encoded by the coding sequence ATGGCTGTTAATGCCTATCTTAATTTCGAGGGAAATACACGTGAAGCAATTGAATTTTATGTAAAGGCTTTTGAACTGGAAATGCCTGAGATTTCAACTTTTGGTGAATCACCGCAAAATCCTGAATATCCTCTTCCAGAGGAAGCAAAGAATTTGGTCATGCATTCAAGCCTTAACATATGCGGCAGTAATGTTATGTTTTCAGATACTTTTCCCGGTATGCCATTTACAGTAGGAAATAACATTAATCTCGCAGTTGTCATTAATGACCTGGATAAGCTGAGAAAGTATTTTAACAATCTGCAGGCAGGCGGCACAGTAACAATGGAGCTGCAGGAAACTTTCTGGAGCAAGAGCTTTGGCCAGTTAACAGATAAATTTGGTGTAAACTGGATGTTCAGCCACGAAAGTGAATAA
- a CDS encoding AAA family ATPase — MDLLSSHYVRGISLKREEIPSFNQYPFNLPSLKTMDEVPFHPKVTFLIGENGMGKSTLLEAVAVALGFNAEGGSFNFNFSTFDSHSVLGDYLKVIKGIDRPSDGFFLRAESFYNVASNIEEMDREGGAPKVIDSFGGRSLHEQSHGEAFFSTFLHRFRGNGIYILDEPEAALSPLRQMSMLTRIHDLVREHSQFIIATHSPIIMAYPEAAIYEFSEEGISEKKLEETNHYRIMKQFFDDKKRMLHHLLDE, encoded by the coding sequence ATGGATCTATTAAGTTCACATTATGTAAGAGGTATTAGCCTTAAAAGAGAAGAAATTCCTTCCTTCAATCAGTATCCCTTCAACCTTCCCAGCTTGAAAACCATGGATGAGGTGCCTTTCCACCCGAAAGTAACCTTTCTGATTGGAGAGAATGGAATGGGAAAGTCGACACTGCTCGAGGCAGTAGCGGTTGCACTAGGATTTAATGCAGAAGGCGGATCTTTCAATTTTAACTTTTCAACCTTCGATTCGCATTCTGTGCTGGGAGATTATCTCAAGGTGATAAAAGGCATAGATAGGCCGTCTGATGGTTTTTTTCTAAGGGCAGAGAGTTTCTATAATGTCGCTTCTAATATTGAGGAAATGGATCGGGAAGGTGGCGCACCAAAAGTAATCGACTCCTTTGGAGGCCGTTCTTTACATGAGCAATCTCATGGAGAAGCGTTTTTCTCTACGTTTCTTCACCGGTTTCGCGGCAATGGGATTTACATCCTGGACGAGCCGGAGGCAGCACTTTCTCCTTTGCGGCAAATGTCCATGCTGACAAGAATTCATGATTTGGTCAGGGAACACTCACAATTTATTATCGCTACACATTCTCCGATCATTATGGCCTATCCGGAGGCAGCGATATATGAATTCAGCGAGGAAGGCATTTCAGAAAAGAAGCTGGAGGAAACGAATCATTACCGCATCATGAAACAATTCTTTGATGATAAGAAAAGGATGCTTCATCATTTGCTGGATGAATAA
- a CDS encoding DUF5634 family protein yields MEFLPREQIISALQEPFQSYLDKYEIDDIGIFEEEGQDHHCYIGYTVKKAGKTYHVHSPFIKDGNGGLTPAENEWTIESDEPDSIDRRGFNNVDQALQEL; encoded by the coding sequence ATGGAGTTTTTACCAAGAGAGCAAATTATCAGTGCATTGCAGGAGCCATTTCAGTCATATTTAGACAAATATGAAATCGATGATATTGGTATTTTCGAGGAAGAAGGCCAGGATCATCATTGCTATATAGGATACACGGTGAAAAAGGCAGGGAAAACTTATCACGTACATAGTCCATTCATTAAAGATGGTAATGGCGGATTAACTCCTGCAGAAAATGAGTGGACAATTGAATCGGATGAACCAGATAGCATTGACCGAAGAGGCTTCAATAATGTAGATCAAGCACTTCAGGAATTATAA
- a CDS encoding MarR family winged helix-turn-helix transcriptional regulator — MKDFFTLDKQLCFAVYETAGEFTKLYTSALQPFGLTYPQYLVLLALWEKDGVTAKELGERLNLGTGTLTPMISRMISNGWLRKERSKADERKVYIFLEEKARKEKEVITQNVGEAIQACSIQLEEYEELMELLGKLKFKLRSRVLR, encoded by the coding sequence GTGAAAGACTTTTTTACACTGGACAAACAGCTATGCTTTGCTGTTTATGAAACAGCAGGCGAATTTACAAAACTGTATACAAGTGCCCTTCAGCCATTTGGCTTAACCTATCCCCAATATCTGGTACTTCTGGCACTTTGGGAAAAGGATGGCGTGACAGCAAAGGAGCTTGGAGAAAGACTAAATCTTGGCACGGGGACACTCACACCTATGATCTCCAGAATGATTTCTAATGGCTGGCTTCGAAAAGAGCGTTCCAAAGCTGATGAACGCAAGGTGTATATCTTCCTCGAGGAAAAAGCACGCAAAGAAAAAGAGGTTATCACCCAAAATGTCGGAGAGGCCATTCAGGCTTGCAGCATTCAGCTGGAAGAATATGAAGAGCTTATGGAGCTTCTCGGAAAACTTAAATTTAAGTTAAGGAGCAGAGTACTTCGCTGA
- a CDS encoding DUF3658 domain-containing protein, with product MRIWEDNEIHSVPESYFDESIIESAKKLHKSNKGFIKSARLIGEVIGHLDEPIGDGFAEYRVRSLIYNGILAIKGIPKSMRYYSIKLKEF from the coding sequence TTGCGTATATGGGAAGATAATGAAATACATAGTGTACCAGAGAGTTATTTTGATGAATCTATCATCGAGTCAGCCAAAAAGCTGCATAAAAGCAACAAAGGTTTTATAAAATCAGCCAGATTAATTGGTGAAGTGATTGGGCATCTGGATGAGCCAATTGGTGATGGCTTTGCAGAGTATAGAGTAAGATCCTTAATTTATAACGGAATATTAGCCATAAAAGGAATTCCGAAAAGTATGAGGTATTATAGCATTAAACTGAAAGAATTTTAG